Proteins encoded together in one Kutzneria kofuensis window:
- a CDS encoding helix-turn-helix domain-containing protein has translation MGESRPRRSLADKLDALFLRVTRPNGQEFTYEEVATAIQTTGVTISQSYIWQLRKGKKDNPTIKHVQALADFFGVPPAYFFDDEATDRVTQQLDHLRAEQERLREITADDDVQLVAMRASQMDPATRQMFADLMLSVVRGQQAQRGPEVP, from the coding sequence ATGGGCGAGTCGCGCCCGCGTCGCAGTCTGGCGGACAAGCTGGACGCGCTGTTCCTGCGCGTCACGCGTCCCAACGGCCAGGAATTCACCTACGAGGAGGTCGCCACCGCCATCCAGACGACCGGCGTGACCATCTCCCAGAGCTACATCTGGCAGCTCCGCAAGGGCAAAAAGGACAATCCCACCATCAAGCACGTCCAGGCCCTCGCCGATTTCTTCGGCGTCCCGCCCGCCTATTTCTTCGACGACGAGGCCACCGACCGCGTCACCCAGCAGCTCGACCACCTGCGGGCCGAGCAGGAACGCCTCCGCGAGATCACCGCCGACGACGACGTCCAGCTGGTGGCCATGCGTGCCAGCCAGATGGACCCCGCCACCCGGCAGATGTTCGCCGACCTGATGCTGTCGGTCGTTCGCGGCCAACAGGCGCAACGCGGCCCCGAGGTTCCCTGA
- a CDS encoding glyoxalase superfamily protein, translated as MDIKLELVILPVSDVDRARDFYVDKIGFHLDHDHTVSEEIRFVQLTPPGSACSIAFGKGLTTAEPGSVQGLQAVVADADEVHAELVRRGAEVSEVQDLAWGRFVHFDDPDGNHWALQQIVRPQ; from the coding sequence ATGGATATCAAGCTCGAACTCGTGATCCTGCCGGTGTCCGACGTGGACCGGGCCAGGGACTTCTACGTGGACAAGATCGGGTTCCACCTCGACCACGACCACACGGTCAGCGAGGAGATCCGGTTCGTGCAGCTGACGCCGCCGGGGTCGGCGTGCTCGATCGCCTTCGGCAAGGGGCTGACGACGGCGGAGCCGGGGTCGGTGCAGGGGCTTCAGGCGGTGGTGGCGGACGCGGACGAGGTCCACGCGGAGCTGGTGCGCAGGGGCGCGGAGGTGAGCGAGGTCCAGGACCTGGCCTGGGGCCGCTTCGTCCACTTCGACGACCCGGACGGCAACCACTGGGCGCTGCAGCAGATCGTCCGACCGCAATAA